In Legionella israelensis, the genomic window GGTATCTGCGATGGCTTGGTGTGCACCAGCAAAAGGATCAGTACTTTTTGAAAGATAGTCTAACTCACGAGTAAGTTCTATATACTCTTCGCACAGTGAATTAAGGACTGGGTTATTCAGTATTTTTAGCTCAGGCAACAAATTAAGGAATTTATTTTTGGTTATTTCCTCTAATTGTTTTGCTCTTTCCAGGATATCAGAAACCGATTCATAATTAATACTGGAAGCATATACCTTCCCATCACCGTCTTCGTAATTCTTTTTATTATAATACCAATAATGTATCTTTATTTTTTTTAACCCTAATACTTTCATTGGATCGTTTAAATTGCCGTTGTACTTTAAACCTGGATATAGCTCTTGCATCTGTTTTAAGCTGTTATCTACAGCCGCCATTTCATTGATCAAAGATAAGTAGTCTTGATCATATTGCTCTGCTTGTTTTTTAAGCGCTGAATAAAGACGCTCACGATGAGAAATGAATTCTTTTTCTTTTTTAAAAAATTTACCGTGATGAATTAGTGCATCAGGAATCGCAGATTCGGATATCATATCTTGTGTGATAGACTCCACTAAACTGGGGTCTATTTTAGAACCTACCTTCAAAATACTTTTACCAAAAAATTTCTTGCCAATCGGTTTAGATGGCCAAAAACTATTAACAGTCACCCCTTCTAATTTTCTTCCTCTTCCATATTCCGTAACTTCTCTTGATTGATTATTGACGACACGTTCATACGTTGGTGTAGCGGGTTCTAAAATACCTGATAAATTTGGATCACTTGATATTTTATTGAAATTTCCATTATTTTCATAAACAGTAACCGCTAAGCTGATATGCCCAACGGCTCCACCTTTCATACTAGTTTTAGCAAGTGTTTTAAAATTATTTGAATATGGGTTTGCTTTACCGGATTTACTGGGATTCCAAATATAAATATCTAACATACAACTTACTCTCTACAACCATACTGCTTAGGTCTTATGTTGAGATATTTTCCTTGACCAGAAATAATTCCTTGTACATTAAGTATACAAAGAATTTCTTAATGTTTTCTTAAAGCGAACAAAATAAGTGCATTTTTACTTTGTATCGGACAATTTTGAAAATTTAGAATATAAGAATAATGAGCTGACATTAAAAATATTTCATACAATTCCATTTAAAAGAGGATTAATTTTTTGGACTCTGACATTGAGTTTTTCCTTGAGAAAACCATTAGGATGGCCTACTCATCCAGATATTTATCGATTTGATGTGCTTCGATTCCCAGGCGTATAAATTGACGATGCATTTATCCGCATGTTGTAAACGGTGGATGAGAGCACTCATGATGTACAGTAGGAGATTATACCCAATTTTAGGATGAGCATTCATAAATGCCTGCAAGCAGGAAGTGTCTATTTCAATTAATTTGCTTTTAGTAAGGGAAACCACATCCGCGCTGGCAGTCATCAAACAAGGCAAACTCGCCAAAAATATTATCCGAGTCCAAATCAGCAATGCTGGACGTATACGTTTTTTTCCCCTGAATGCTGACTCTAACCGTTCTCTCTAAAATAAAATAAAGATAGTGGTGTTTGACGCCTTGTTTCAGTATTTTTTCACCTGCTTTAATGCGTTTTACACGATATTTAACTTGCGATTTAAAGTCTGGATTATCCAGCAAGGATCGGAAGGCATTGGACATGAAAATTATCCTTTAGCTTAATTCTAACTTTATGTTTATTATATGACATATTGCGCCATTGCAGGTCATTTTTTAGTCCCGTTTGTCAAAAGAATACGCAATTGAATTTTGTTGGTTTTAAAGACAGGGAATGATAAATGGAAATGAATTGGTCGAGGCAGAATTGAGAACCGCTATCCTTTCGGTTTGTCACCATCCTTGGTGGGGTCTCAATTTCTCCTCGTAAGTACATCTTAGCAAAATGAGATGTCTTTGAAAGAGTGTATTTGCTTAATTTTACTTGAGATATTTCTTGGGTTAAGAGGGAATCATTCCTGGAGATTAAATTTTTCAAATGAGTTAGCAGGGCAAGGATTTTTTATCTTCTTTGGTATAGATTTGAGTGGTTCTTTATCAATAACGCACGTTTTTATTTTCTTTCCCATTAGCTATCTACCGAAGCTTTCTAAGTGCTTCTGAGCAAGCAGATGACCAAAGATACCTTGTTTGGGTTTCCCGCTTTCATCCAGCTTATGTAATTGGCCTGGTTTTTCCTTGTATTCGAGAATAGACCAGCCACTGTCTTGATAAAAATGATAGAGTTCGTTGGTTTCTGCCAGATAGGTAAAACTTTGAGGGTAAGTATAGGGTTTTGCTTTAATGGGGAAAACGAGAAAATGCATCCCTCCTGTCGAGGTTAGGGATTGCAATTTTGTCAGTAACGGTTTGATGCTGGACGGGTTTAAAAATTGCAGAGTTACGGTGGAGTAAATAAAGTCAAAGGACTTATCTTTGATGGGAAGAGGTTGATTCAAATCATGAATATGGGTTTCAATCTTTGATAATCGCTCTTGTGCTGCGATATGACGAATATTCTCAATCGCTTCCTTATTCTTATCTATACCAATAACGTTGTGTCCTGATAAGGCAAAAACCAATGGATTTCGCCCCGAACCGCAGCCAACATCCAGAACAGTCATTTTTCCCCGCTCTCTCAGGTATGTTTGATGGATGGCCCATAAGTCATGATGGATAGGTGCCAGGCGATATTTTTTCTCAAAATAGCGATGCGGCTGGCAGCAAAACTGCAAAGTGGCTTTGAAATCACGGCTTATTGATGCAATTTTATGCCATGCTGCAGGCGGTATCGCAAGTGTTGGAGATTTAAAGTTTAATGTATGATGTGACAGTTCATGTCCATGCCCATCGAGAAAAACAAACTCAAGGGTGCCTTCATGAACGGTCAAGTGTCCCCATGTGCCTTCTTTGGTGCTGTGTTTATCAAGAAAAAATTGAAGATTCTTCTCGCCGTTGAGTTCGATTTGTTTGTATGTCTTTAAGGCTGTGGTTGCCCCTTGATGATGGTTCATGATGAAGCCTGAGATTTCTTTGCGTAATAATTGCTTTGGTTTAACTATTTTATATAACTATCCGAATTATAGGTAGGCTCGCAATAAGGGAATGGCTTTATGCTAAGAT contains:
- a CDS encoding cyclic nucleotide-binding domain-containing protein, with translation MSNAFRSLLDNPDFKSQVKYRVKRIKAGEKILKQGVKHHYLYFILERTVRVSIQGKKTYTSSIADLDSDNIFGEFALFDDCQRGCGFPY
- a CDS encoding methyltransferase domain-containing protein, whose product is MNHHQGATTALKTYKQIELNGEKNLQFFLDKHSTKEGTWGHLTVHEGTLEFVFLDGHGHELSHHTLNFKSPTLAIPPAAWHKIASISRDFKATLQFCCQPHRYFEKKYRLAPIHHDLWAIHQTYLRERGKMTVLDVGCGSGRNPLVFALSGHNVIGIDKNKEAIENIRHIAAQERLSKIETHIHDLNQPLPIKDKSFDFIYSTVTLQFLNPSSIKPLLTKLQSLTSTGGMHFLVFPIKAKPYTYPQSFTYLAETNELYHFYQDSGWSILEYKEKPGQLHKLDESGKPKQGIFGHLLAQKHLESFGR